The Chitinophagales bacterium genome window below encodes:
- a CDS encoding site-specific DNA-methyltransferase: protein MKNLLIKSDNIEGLNYLLNERDLKGKIDLVYIDPPFATGGNFTITDGRASTISNSKNGDIAYSDKLIGDDFLDFIKKRLILLKELLSEQGSIYLHIDYKIGHYVKVVMDEVFGIENFRNDITRVKCNPKNFNRIGYGNVKDLILFYTKSSTPIWNEPREKYTEKDLEKLFPKTNKQGRRYTTVPIHAPGETETGKSNQPFKGILPPKGRHWRTDVETLERWDKESLIEWSSTGNPRKIIFADEREGKRVQDIWEYKDPQYPTYPTEKNADLLDLIIRTSSNEKSIVLDCFCGSGTTLKAAQTNGRNWIGIDESEHAIKATINKLETIEGNLFIEKPEFEFEELEVNSVAKKT from the coding sequence ATGAAGAACTTACTTATAAAATCCGATAATATTGAAGGGCTAAATTACTTGCTGAATGAGAGAGATTTAAAAGGTAAGATAGATTTAGTTTATATTGACCCACCTTTTGCTACGGGAGGCAACTTTACTATTACAGACGGAAGAGCTTCTACAATTAGTAACTCAAAAAATGGCGATATAGCATATTCCGATAAATTAATCGGAGATGATTTTTTAGATTTCATAAAAAAGCGACTTATTTTGCTAAAAGAATTACTATCTGAACAAGGTTCTATTTATTTACATATAGATTATAAAATTGGTCACTATGTAAAAGTAGTAATGGACGAAGTTTTTGGTATAGAAAATTTTAGAAATGATATTACAAGAGTAAAATGCAATCCAAAAAATTTCAATAGAATTGGTTACGGAAATGTAAAAGATTTAATTCTTTTTTATACAAAATCAAGCACCCCAATTTGGAATGAGCCAAGAGAAAAATATACCGAGAAAGATTTAGAAAAGCTATTCCCAAAAACAAATAAACAAGGAAGAAGATATACAACTGTTCCTATTCACGCACCGGGTGAAACTGAAACCGGCAAATCAAATCAGCCTTTTAAAGGTATTTTACCGCCAAAAGGAAGACATTGGAGAACAGACGTAGAAACATTAGAGCGATGGGATAAAGAGAGTTTAATAGAGTGGTCATCAACGGGAAATCCAAGAAAAATAATTTTTGCAGACGAAAGAGAAGGAAAAAGAGTTCAAGATATTTGGGAATATAAAGACCCACAATATCCAACGTATCCAACTGAAAAAAATGCCGATTTATTAGATTTAATTATCCGAACTTCTTCAAATGAAAAAAGTATTGTACTTGACTGTTTTTGTGGTTCTGGTACTACTTTAAAAGCAGCTCAAACAAATGGTAGAAATTGGATAGGAATAGATGAATCTGAACACGCTATAAAAGCCACAATTAACAAACTGGAAACTATAGAAGGCAATCTTTTTATTGAAAAACCGGAGTTTGAATTTGAAGAGTTAGAAGTAAACTCTGTAGCCAAAAAAACTTAA